The Manihot esculenta cultivar AM560-2 chromosome 1, M.esculenta_v8, whole genome shotgun sequence genome has a window encoding:
- the LOC110621401 gene encoding heavy metal-associated isoprenylated plant protein 35 translates to MATKPAEAAPDQLKYQTWVLKVSIHCEGCRKKVRKILQGVDGVYMTQIDSQQHKVTVTGNVVAETLIKKLAKSGKHAELWPEKPEKDNKSGKSKSNGAQDPKDSKEVGADDDSDKDVQKNLKEKPDTVAKSGSGDDQSVDAKGEKAGGGGENAAAATGGGGNGGKKKKKKKGGQNGNNPNNGNSSCDRTGDAPADGKSPAAITDPAPPKASVDYRLPDQHVYPHHLPMYYAAPSAYGVNYNTAYPSASASYYTPSMQAHLYSHPERHVPPPPPSEPINRMIHDDHDYDNDGGCSVM, encoded by the exons ATGGCAACAAAACCAGCTGAAGCGGCTCCAGACCAGCTAAAATACCAG ACATGGGTCTTGAAAGTCTCAATCCACTGCGAAGGCTGCAGGAAGAAAGTCAGAAAAATTCTTCAGGGAGTCGATG GTGTTTATATGACACAGATCGACTCTCAGCAGCATAAGGTTACCGTGACGGGCAATGTCGTCGCCGAGACTCTTATCAAGAAACTGGCAAAGTCAGGGAAACATGCAGAACTTTGGCCTGAAAAGCCAGAGAAGGATAACAAGTCAGGAAAATCCAAAAGCAATGGAGCACAAGATCCTAAAGATAGCAAGGAAGTTGGTGCTGATGATGATAGCGACAAGGATGTTCAAAAGAATCTAAAAGAAAAGCCTGACACCGTCGCAAAAAGTGGCAGTGGTGATGACCAATCAGTGGATGCCAAGGGCGAGAAGGCTGGCGGTGGCGGAGAAAACGCTGCTGCAGCTACTGGCGGAGGTGGAAATGGaggtaaaaagaagaaaaagaagaaaggcgggcaaaaTGGTAATAATCCTAATAATGGTAACAGCAGTTGTGATCGTACCGGTGACGCACCAGCAGACGGGAAATCTCCGGCGGCTATTACAGACCCAGCTCCACCTAAGGCGTCAGTGGATTATAGACTTCCAGATCAGCACGTATATCCACATCATCTACCAATGTATTATGCAGCTCCTTCAGCTTATGGAGTAAACTACAACACAGCATATCCTAGTGCCAGTGCGTCGTACTATACTCCTTCCATGCAAGCTCATCTGTATTCTCACCCTGAGAGGCACGTGCCACCACCTCCACCATCTGAACCAATCAATAGGATGATTCATGatgatcatgattatgataatGATGGTGGGTGCTCAGTTATGTGA
- the LOC110612422 gene encoding bifunctional protein FolD 2, with protein sequence MASPSDHKATIIDGKAIAQTVRSEIADEVRQLSEKYGKVPGLAVVIVGNRKDSQSYVNMKRKACAEVGIKSFDIDLPEQISEAELISKVHELNANPYIHGILVQLPLPKHINEEKVLSEIHLEKDVDGFHPLNIGKLAMKGREPLFVPCTPKGCLELLSRSGISIKGKNAVVVGRSNIVGLPVSLLLLKADATVTIVHSRSDDQERIIRGADIIIAAAGQAMMIKGSWIKPGAAVIDVGTNAIDDPSKKSGYRLVGDVDYKEACKVAGWITPVPGGVGPMTVAMLLKNTLDGAKRVFMQ encoded by the exons ATGGCGTCACCGTCAGATCACAAGGCCACCATAATCGACGGCAAGGCCATAGCCCAGACCGTCCGATCTGAAATCGCCGACGAAGTCCGTCAACTCTCTGAGAAATACGGCAAG GTTCCAGGATTGGCTGTTGTCATCGTAGGCAACAGAAAGGATTCTCAAAGCTATGTAAATATGAAAAGAAAGGCTTGTGCTGAAGTTGGTATAAAGTCATTTGATATAGACCTCCCAGAACAAATATCTGAAGCTGAGCTGATCAGCAAGGTCCATGAGTTGAATGCAAATCCTTATATACATG GAATATTGGTTCAGCTGCCATTGCCAAAGCATATTAACGAAGAGAAAGTCTTGAGTGAAATCCATCTTGAGAAGGATGTGGATGGTTTTCATCCTCTCAACATTGGCAAACTTGCTATGAAAGGCAGAGAACCTCTTTTTGTTCCCTGTACTCCCAAg GGTTGCCTGGAACTTCTTTCGCGAAGTGGTATAAGCATAAAGGGAAAAAATGCTGTTGTTGTTGGTCGCAGCAACATAGTTGGATTACCAGTGTCACTGCTTCTTCTGAAAGCTGATGCTACTGTTACCATTGTCCATTCCCGTTCTGATGACCAAGAGAGGATCATTCGTGGAGCTGACATCATTATCGCAGCCGCTGGGCAAGCAATGATG ATCAAGGGCAGCTGGATTAAACCTGGAGCTGCAGTTATTGATGTTGGAACAAATGCTATTGATGACCCAAGTAAGAAGTCGGGCTATAGGCTAGTGGGAGATGTAGATTACAAGGAAGCATGTAAGGTAGCTGGATGGATCACCCCTGTTCCAGGTGGTGTAGGACCAATGACTGTTGCAATGCTACTCAAGAACACCTTGGATGGTGCAAAGCGTGTATTCATGCAGTAA